The sequence GTGAAAGTATCGCCAGCACGTATCCGGGCAGCCAGTACGCCGCGCTGTCGGGAACTTCCATGGCCAGCCCGCATGCCGCCGCCCTCGCCGGTCTGGTACGCTCGCTGAATCCGGATTTGACGAACCAAGAGGTCATGGATCTCATGACCAAGAATACCGTCGATCTCGGCAGCCCGGGTCATGATAAATATTTTGGCTGGGGCCAGGTGGATATCTACAAAACGCTGCAGGCAGCCTCCGGCGGCGAGGTTCCGCTTGAGCTGTGGCCGCAGCATGTCAGGAAGAAAATTAATCTGCTGGAACGCAGACTGAAGATTAAATAAGAGCGCCGGTCAAATGATCATATTATTCTGCCGTTTATAGCTTCCTTGAGCAGCGGCATCAGGAGCAGCAGACCGCGCTCCATTTGCGCTTCCTCCATTTGGGCATAGCAGAGCCGGATATGGCTGGACGACGGCTCGCCGGCATAGCATACATGCCCTGCCAGAAAAGAAATGCCCTGCCGCGACGCACTCCTGTACAGCTCTCCGATGTTGACAGAAGCAGGAAGCTCAAGCCACAAATTAAGTCCGCCCCCGGGGAGACTCCACTTCACTCCTTGCGGAGCGTGACGTTTCAGCAGCCTGGCCGCTTTTTCCATACGGGAACGCAGCGCGGTCCGCAGCTCCTGCGTATAAGCGTCATATTTGCCCGCGATGAACGGGAGCACCGCGAGCTGATTCAGCAGCGGGCTGCCCAGGTCGCTCGCTGCCTTCGCGGCGATCAGCCGTTCAAGGATATCGCCTTCAGCGGCTACGCAGGCAATCCGGCAGCCCGGAGCAAGCACTTTGCTGAAGCTTTTCATATAGATGACATGCCCGTCCTTATCCATGCTTTTGATCGAGGAAGGAGGGGGAGAATAGAAATATAAATCGGAGAAAGGATCATCCTCCACTATGAGACAGCGGTAGCTTCGGGCAAGCTCGAGAAGCCGTTGTCTTCTTTCCATGCTCATCGTAACTCCGCTCGGATTCTGAAACGTGGGCACGGTATAAATCAGCTTGGGCGGACGCCGGTCGCACAGCTTCGTCAGCAGGTCGATGCGCATGCCGTCCTGATCCATGGGAACGGATATCATCTCCGCTCCCCTTCCCGCAAAAACGTCGATAGCTCCCGTATAGCTGGGCGCCTCCAGATACACCGCATCGCCGGGGCCGACAAAGGTCCGCGCCACCAAATCGATTCCCTGCTGGGTCCCGCTCGTAATCATCAAACTTACGGCGGACAGGGGGATGCCGCGTGCCCGCAGATGTGCTGTCATCACTTCCCGCAGCCCGAGATCCCCCTGAAAATTACCGTAGACCGACATCAGCTCCGGCCGTTTCGCCACCAGCAGCGTCATCGCCTCGCCGATCTCTTTCAAGGGAAGCAGTCCGGAATGAATGGCTGCCAGATGGAAGGAATATTCCGCCTCGGAGTAATCAAAATTCCGCCACAGCTGCGCTCGCGGCAAATAATCGCCGTAGTCCTCCTGCCAGGCGAATTTCCTCTGCGCCGAAGCTGCCTTCTGTAATGCGTTCCGGCCTGGACTCCGGCTTCCGCCGCCTTTCTCCTCCCATTGATTCTCATTCTTATTTCTATCCCCGGTTCTTCGGTCTTCGGGCCGCCCGGCGCTTCCGCCGCGGTACTCCCCGGCTTCCAGTTTCCCGTCTTTCAGCGGGGCGACAAAGCAGCCGAGGCCTTGGCGGCGCACAATCCGTCCGCGTCTTTCGAGGTCGGCGTACGCCTTGCTGATCGTCACCTGGCTGACGCCGAGCGAGACCGCCAGCTTCCTTACGGAAGGCAGCTTCGCCCCCTTCTGCAGCAGTCCGGAGGATATGCGCTGCCCGAGCGCCTCGCTAATTTGCAGCGGAAGCGGTTTGCCGCCGGCGCGGTTCAATTCGATACGCATTGCTTTAGCTCACCCCCACTGTTATATTTGAAGCTTTACTGTTATACACCTCTGCCGCTATGATACCATCAAATCAGAAGGTAAGGAGCATAAGTGCATGAATATTGTTTATTCCACCATGGCGCGTCATCTGGGCTCATCGGCCGTACGCGATATTCTGAAGCTGACTCAAGGGGGCAATATCATTTCTTTGGCGGGCGGACTGCCGGCAGAAGACCTGTTTCCCTTGGAAGCGGTTCGCGAAGCTTATAACCGGGCGCTGTCCGGCAACACTTCCGTGCTGCAGTACGGCATAACCGAAGGCTATACCCCGCTCCGTGAAAAAGTTGCCGCAAGGCTGTCCCGGCAGGGAATCGCGGTATCTCCGGCAGAGGTGGTGCTGACGACCGGCTCGCAGCAGTCCATCGACCTGCTCTGCCGGGTGCTGCTTGATCCCGGTGACACGGTGTTCGTCGAATCGCCCACCTATCTGGCCGCTCTTCAGGCGCTGGGGTCTTACCGCGCCAACATCGTCCCGGTTGCCAGCGATGCGGACGGCATGCTGCCAGGCGATCTGGAGCAGAAGCTCCAACTCCACAAGCCTAAGCTGCTGTATGCCGTTCCGACCTTCGGCAACCCTACGGGAGCGACCTGGAGCGAAGAACGCAGACGCAGCGTCGTAGAGCTGTGCCGCCGCAGCGGCACGCTTATTCTGGAGGATAATCCTTACGGAGAAATTGCGTTTGCCGGGGGAGAGAAGGCAGAACTCCCAGCGCTTGCGGCTATCGACCAAGGTATGGGCGGCGGCGCTGTCGTCTACACCGGCACCTTCTCCAAAATCGTCGCCCCCGCTTTGCGAACAGGCTGGATCGCGGGCAGCAGGGAGCTTGTCTCCACAGTGGCGAGAGCCAAGCAGGCGGCCGATCTGCATTCCAGCGCCGTCGACCAGCGCGCCTTGGATGAGCTGCTGTCGGGCTTTGACCTTGAAGGGCATATTTCCACCATTTCGCATGAGTACGAGGCGCGGATGAAGGCCCTCTCGTCCGAGCTGCGGTCCCGGAATTGGGCGGGCGCCCATTGGGAGGAGCCGCAAGGAGGCATGTTCCTATGGCTGACGCTGGACAAGTCCATCAACACTACGGAGCTTCTGCCGCTGGCCATCGCCCGGGGCGTCGCCTTCGTCCCGGGCGAAGTATTCTATCCAGGGGAGCCGGACCGCAGCACAATGCGGCTGAACTTCACCCACACGCCGCCGCAGCTGCTGCCGCTGGCCGTGAAGCGGCTAGAGGAAGCACTGGAAGAATGGAGCGGCAAAGGGCTGGAAACCTTGCATCCGGGAAGCCTCTAAATTAAATATATATATATTCAAAAAGCGGCGGCGCTTCCGGGTTTCCCGGTTGCGCCGCCGCTTATAAATTTGTCCAAATATAAGTGTTGCCAGTTTAGGAAAGTTTGCCGTAAGCCGGGTTCTGTGCTCTTTGTGGTTCTGACGGGAACTACCCTCCCACTGTGAGCGACAATCATCTATCTAGGCTGTACATTGCTGCACAGCTCCAGCGACCAACCCGAACGCGCCTCAGGCGAAGGCTGCCTCTTCCTACCCGGAATCGGCTGCGTTCCATTAGGTCTTGCTCCAGGTGGGGTTTACCAGGAACGAAGTCACCAGCGTTCCTCGGGGTCTCTTACACCTCGGTTCCACCCTTGCCTGTGCCGCTTGCAAGCGGCCATCGGCGGTCCATTTCTGTGGCACTATCCTTCGGCTCGCGCCGACTGGACGTTATCCAGCACCCTGCCTTATGGAGCCCGGACTTTCCTCCCGCGGCTCATGCCGCCGGCGATTGTCTGTCAAACTTTCCGAACAACATTATATATTATACAGATTGCGCTGCCCCGAAACAAGTGTAATTATTCCCTTTTTTCGGTGGAAATCCCTGTTATCCGGCAACTCCTTTATGTCAACCAACCGTGTTCCAGTCCGCCTTATCCGGCGGCCTCCCTCCTGGTAAACTGTCTCACCGCGAGCAAGTAGGCGGCAATGCACATCAACAGGACAGCCGCCGCGAGCAGCGGCAGCGCCGGAACGGGCCTTCCGAACCAATTGAAGTCAGAGTAAAAGACAATAACCTGGTAAGCCTTAGCCATACGCCCCGCGCTTAGCTCCACGAGCGGCCGCAGCCATTCCTTTTTATCGGTAAGCATTCCGATGATACTCGGATATAAGGCGAATAGCAATCCTCCAAAAAAGGCGTACAGCGCATGCGCCGTCCGCGAGGACAGATAAAGCGTGAACAGTCCGATCGCCAAGTATCCGAATAGCTGCATGCCAAGCTGAAGCACATAAAACTGCAGATTGTTCAGCGCAAACGGCGTAAAAACAAACGACCAATTCGTATTCAGCGGCTTATCCCAGCCCCGGGCGGTTCCCGCGCCGATAAAGGCCACCAGCTGCAACCCGTTATAAATCAGAACGACTGTGACGATATAAATGGTGGCGGCCAGCATTTTTCCGCGTCCCAGCTTTTTTCGCCCATGCCTGCTGCTGAAGATAACCGAGTCCATGCCGCTCGCATATTCCCGGGAGAACACAGAAGCGAGAGCTAAGGGAACGAGGACGGCCAGAAATGAATAGCTTCCGCCACCGTTGAGGTAGGAAAACAAGCCCCACCAGTCGTAGTTGTAATAAAAGCCCGGCTTCCCGACGGCCGCCATTCGAGCCTGCTGGTTCACCAGCGAGCGGTATTTGTAGGTGTCCTGTTGTCCCTTTTCGGCAAGAGACTGCATTTTGACCTGAATGCCCCGCAGGCTTCGCGGATGCTTCGGGTCCTCTGCCAGGTGGGTATCCTTCGAGGATCTGCCTAAAGTGTACAAGTTGAAATAAATAGCGGTGTAATTATAGCGGTAATAGAAATTTTGTTTAGCAGGATCGACACCATCCGCGAAGTTCGGGTCTTCATCCATTCGATCAATCATCACCTTCGCTTCAGCCGCTGCAGCTTCGTTAATGGCGCCCTCGTAAGGCCGGTAAATCTCGAACAGCCGCGCTTCGCCGCCAACTTTCTTGTACAAATCAAGCGTTGAATTCAAATTTATGACAAACGTTACAGCAAATAAGATTCCGATCGCCACGAGATTAACGCGATTAAGGAACAGCTTTTTAAGTTCAAATTTCAATATATCCATTCGTTAATCTCCCCTTCTCCCTTCGTACTTCGACTTAAAGCAATGAAGATAAAGGTCCTCCAGTCCCGGCTCATCCGGCCGGGCGCCAGGAAGTGGCTGTTCCTCCGCCAAAATACGGGCTTCGATTCCGCTTCCTTTTCGCGTTACGTTCACGATTCGAGCCGATGGATGCGCTGATGCATTGGTATTTAAAAGCGCGGACTCAAAAGCTCCGTATTCCTCTTCCGTCACTTTTGCGGTCCACACCTGCCCCCTCAGCTCCTCAAGCAGTTCTTCCGGCGTTCCTGACCCGATCAGCCTGCCATTCTCGATGAGAATTAGTTCACCCGCGATCATTTCGATGTCGGATACGATATGGGTAGAGAGCAGTACGATTTTTTGCCCGGAAATGTCCGAAAGCAGTTTGCGGAATCGCATCCGTTCCTCCGGATCAAGTCCTGCGGTTGGCTCATCCAGAATGAGCAGCTTCGGATCGTTAAGCAAAGCCTGCGCAATGCCCAGCCGCCGCTTCATGCCGCCCGAGAGCTTGCCGCAGGATTTTTTCTCCATTCCTTCAAGTCCCACCTGTTCCAGAAGCATATGGGACCGTTCCACAGCTGAGCGGCGGTCGATTCCTTTTAAAGCGGCAATGTACAGCATAAAATCGATGACCGTAAATTCCTTGTAAAGCCCAAATTCCTGCGGCAAATAACCAATAACTTCCCGATACTGTCCGCCAAGCCGGTCTTTATCCACGCCGTCCAAGCGGACTTCACCCGAAGTTGGCCGCAGGACATCCGCTACGATACGGAGTAATGTTGTCTTTCCCGATCCGTTCGGACCGAGCAGCCCGTAGAGTCCTTCCTCCAGTTCCAGCGATACCGAATCCAGCGCCGTGGCGCGGCGGTATCTTTTGACTATACTGTCAATGCTGAGATTCAACCATAATCCTTCCTTTCCTGCCAAATGCGGCTGCGCTGAGACCGATCATAACCAAGAATAATCCGGCTGCCGTCAGCCCGTAAACCCGCGTTCCCAGTTCAAGCACCCGTTCAGCCATGTCAGGCGTGTAGACAATCCACAACATAGCGCCGGCCCAAGCTCCGCATAACGCATAGTAGCTGTATACGCCTTTTGAATAGACAGCCACAGCGAGTCCCCCGGCCGATGAGAATAGAAAAGGGACGCACCAATACAGAAACATCCTTTGCAGCGACAATTCCGATTCAGCTCGAAACAGCATCAGGGCAAACCCTGCATTAAGGACGAAATTGAATACACTGTACAAAAATAGCTTGACCGCCCGCATCTGCGGAAGGCTGATTTTGCAGCTAAGCTCCAGCTCCTCAAGCCCGTTCAGGCGGCTGCGGACAAACCCCCGGATACCGAGCAGTGTCGGAACAGGCGATAGCGCAAATAACAGTATGTATGTCGGAATAGTGGCAGCGCCAAGGGATACGGCAAAGTAAGCCGCTGCGTAGATCATTAGACTGTACACCATCGTGGTCCAATCCGCATAGCGAAAGGATACTCGGAGCAGTTCGGCCGTCTGGGTCCAAAAGGTCTCTCTGGCCTGTACTGCCGCGTCTCGCTTTCTTACGGCAAGCATTGCTTCTTCCACAGCTTTCCCGATATCCCGTTCGACTGGCGTAGGAATCTGATGTCCTTGGAGGCGGGCCATGACACCATAGAATGAGGCATCGTTTTCCTCCGGCACAAGGTCCTCTCCCACAGGGGCCTCAGGATCGTCATTTTCAACCCAGCCGCCGTCCGCTGTCCCGCTCCTATGCAAAATGATTGTTTTCCCTTTCTCCATGTTGCTCTTGCGCTTCATCCCATTCACTCCTCTCCAGTGTTTTTTTCAATTTGGACAGCCCTTGGCGATACCGTGACTTGACCGTGGATTCACCGCTTCCTGTCACTTCGGCGATTTCTTTAAAGGCCAGCTCGTGATAGATCCGCAAAATAATCACTTCCCTCTGAAGGGCAGGAAGCTCCTGCAGGGCATTCCGGATAAGCGCCTGCTCCTCTTTTCGTTCAAGTAGTGAAACGACGTTGAATTCCGCGCTTACGGTCTCATCCAGGGCAACCTGCCGCCTCGTTGTCCGAAAGGCGCTGCTGCGAAAATAATTCCGGCACGTATTAACCGCGATCGTTAACAGCCAGGACAAGAACGCTCCCCGCTCGCTCCGGTAGCCGCCTAGCCCCGTCACCGCCCGCTCGAACACAGTCTGCGATAGATCGCAGGCGGTATGGTAATCCCAGGTGCTGCGGTAGATATAGGCGAACACTTTGTCGTAATGGCGTTTAATCAACAGTTCAATGGCCGATTCGCTCCCTTTTCGAAATTCCTCGATTAACTGCTTGTCATCCAGCAATCTCCTCTCCCTCCTTTTTTCTGACAACAATATATACACCGCAGGGTATGAAAAAGATTTAAATAGCGCTCACCGAATTCCAAATTTTTTCATCGCTATTAGAAGAACATTAAAAAAGCCGTGCATTTCTACTGATGTAGAGATCCACGGCCTTTTGAGTTCATCACATGAACCGGAACGGCTCCGTATTCACTTCGGAAGCGTAAACCGGCGTTTCATATTTATGCTCCGTCAGCTTATCCTTGATCCACTCGGCAACCTTTTCTTTCATAATCTTCTCGGCATTATGCCCGGGATCGATCAGCGCGACGCCGGCCATCAGCGCATCCTGAGCCGTATGGTAGTCGATATCGCCCGTGACGAGCACATCGGCGCCGCGGAAGATCGCGCTGCCAAGGAATTTCCCGCCCGATCCGCCAAGCACGGCGGCTTTGCGTACAGGCCGGTCCAGGTCCCCTACCACGCGTACTTTCTCCACATTCAGGCCGGTCTTCACGGTTTCCACGAATTGTTCCAGCGTTGTCGGCTCTTTCAGCTTGCCTACCCGCCCCAGTCCGAAGCTGCGGCCCTTGAGATCCATGGAATAGAGGTCATAGGCGACCTCCTCGTATGGATGGGCTTTAAGCATCGCCTGAATAACCTTGCCCCGGATGCCAAGCGGGACAATCGTCTCGATGCGGATTTCCTCTGTCCGCTCCATTTTACCCTGCTCGCCAATGTACGGGTCGGTGCCTTCGCGGGGCATAAACGTGCCGTAGCCCTCGATATTGAAGCTGCAGTGGCTGTAATTGCCGATCCAGCCCGCCCCGGCGTTCAGGACAGCATCCAGCACCTTCTGGTGATGATCCTTTGGTACGAAGACAACAAGCTTGGACAGCTGTTCCGTATGACTATCCTTGAGCGGAGCGGCATTCTCGATGCCGAGCGCCTCGGCCATCCAGTCGTTCATGCCGCCCTCGGTTATATCCAGGTTCGTATGGCTGATGTAGACGGCGATATCGTTCTTGATCAGCTTCTCGTAGAGCCGTCCCATGGGCGTGTCGGTCTGCAGCTGCTGGATCGGCCGGAAAATAATCGCGTGATGGGCAATAATCAGATTGCAGCCGCGGGATATCGCCTCGTCCACCACCTCGTCGTTCACATCGAGCGCAACCAGAACGCCTGTAATTTCTTTTTGCAGGCTGCCGAGCTGCAGGCCGATCTTGTCGCCTTCCTCCGCCACATGCTTTGGAGCAAGCTGCTCCATATATTGAATTACGGTTTGTCCTTTGGCAAGCATGCCAGCACCTCCGTGATCTCTCTGATTCGCGCTGTTATCTCCGTCCGTTTGCTTTCGGCAGATTCAAGCTCTGACCGCGAGAGCGACTCCAAAATGCGCTCCAGCTTGGATATTTCATCCTGCCACTTGGCAACGAAGACCGGGCCTTTCTGCCGGATCAGCCAAGGGCCCATATGCAGCAGCGTCTCCATGCTGTACGGACGCTCTCCGCCCGCCCGCGCCGCATCCGCATACAGGCCTTCATTAGTTAACCCCGTTGCCGTATCTTCCAGCACGGCCGTGAGAACTTCATACCGTTTGCCGTCTTCTTCAAGAAGAGCTTCTGCCGTCAGCACCCAGCCGTTATCCAGCAGCCAGCGGCGAAGAATATCCTCTCCGACATTGGGCTGCAGCACCAGAGTGCGGACAGCCGCCAGTTTACCTTCCATATTGCCCCTGTTCAGAATCGAGGCAATCAAAGCGCCGCCCATGCCCGCAATCGTAATGCAGTCGGCCTCTTCCGGCTGAAGCACCTCCAGCCCGTCCCCTCGGCGGACGGAGATGCGATCATTCAGTCCTGCGTCCTGAACAGCCTTTTCGGCTGCACGGTGCGGGCCTGGGTTCACTTCCCCGGCAACAGCCGACACAGCGCGTCCGGTCTGGACGGCAGCCAGCGGCAGCAGCGCATGGTCCGAGCCGATATCGGCCAATTTCGAGCCGTGCGGAATTTGTTCAAGCAGCAGCCCGAGTCTTTGCGATAATTTTACGTTGTTCATGTAGCCACCCACGCAATCCATTTTTTTCGAAAGAGAAACAGCATTGCCAGCTCGGCCGCAATTTTTCCAATCAGCAAGAGGGAGATCCACTGCGGGTAATTATGGCGCAGCAGCAGGCTGTCTATTTCAGGCATAAGCCATAGAGCAACTCCTACCGCAAAATAGACGCCGGAAACACCTTTCACCCTATGGTACAGCAGCCAACTCAGCCAGATCATCAGCACGCACAGCGGAAGCCAGAGCAGCTGCAGCTCCCACAGGCCCGCCTCTGGACGAAGCCTGCCTGCGAACCCGGCATACAGCAGGCTTAGCGCCCCGTAACCGCTGAACTGAAGCAGACCGATCCGAAGCTTAAATCCAAGCATGATCCAGACCAGCCCGCAGGCTCCCACAAGGATCGGAATCCAAACTTGCGGACTCAGACTATGCAGCGAAATCATCCATAAGCCGAAGCCAAGCATCAGCAAACTGCCAATTCCCGCTAGCGACAGACCGATTGCCGGCATTCTGTCCCTCCATAGGCTGGCATACCCGTAACAAATAATAAGTACCGAGAGTGCTGTTGCAAGTTGCAAACCCCAGGGAAAAACGCTAAAATAAAAACCAATTAACAAAATCAAGGAAATAATTCCAAAAGCAAACAGCCATATTTTAATATTTCCCTGCTGCAAGTTCTGCAGCGTTATCGGATTTTCACTTTTTACTTTGCCTTCATCCTCATATAAATTGGTCAGAAAATCGCAATACTGCTCGGGAAGCAGCTTGGTGCGGCGCCAATACTGGATTTCTCTCAAAATAATATCACGCTTTTCCATATTCAACGGCTATCCCTCTTTTCTAGCGCGGCTATGGTCCAAAATAAAAGGACCTCCTGCCGCATGCAGCAGAAGGTCCGTAAAAAGCGGTTATTCCAGAAAATCTTTAAGCCGTTTGCTCCGGCTCGGATGACGAAGCTTGCGTAAAGCTTTGGCTTCGATCTGGCGAATCCGTTCCCGGGTAACGCCAAACACCTTGCCGACTTCCTCCAGCGTTCTCGTCCGGCCATCGTCGAGCCCGAAGCGCAGGCGAAGCACATTCTCCTCACGCTCGGTCAGCGTATCAAGCACATCCTCCAGCTGCTCCTTAAGCAGCTCGTAAGCCGCCGCATCCGCAGGGGCGAGCGCCTCCTGGTCCTCGATAAAATCGCCCAAGTGGGAATCGTCCTCTTCCCCGATCGGAGTTTCCAGCGATACCGGCTCCTGGGCAATCTTCATGATCTCCCGAACCTTTTCGACGCTAAGCTCCATTTCAGCCGCAATTTCTTCCGGCGTGGGTTCGCGCCCCAACTCCTGCAGCAGCTGGCGGGATACGCGAATCAGCTTGTTAATGGTTTCCACCATATGAACGGGAATCCGGATTGTACGCGCTTGGTCGGCAATGGCGCGGGTAATGGCCTGCCGAATCCACCAGGTTGCATACGTACTGAATTTGAACCCTTTGTTGTGGTCGAATTTCTCCACCGCTTTGATCAGACCCATATTGCCTTCCTGGATAAGATCAAGGAACAGCATGCCCCGGCCTACATAACGCTTCGCGATGCTGACTACCAGCCGCAAATTCGCCTCAGCCAGACGGCGCTTCGCTTCTTCGTCGCCGTTCTTGATCCGCATGGCCAATTCAACCTCGTCATCGGCGGACAGAAGCGGCACACGGCCAATTTCTTTCAGATACATACGAACCGGGTCGTTAATCTTGATTCCGGGCGGAAGCGACAGATCATCGTCAAAGCTGAAATCATCGCCGTCTCCATTCTCGTTGTCCTCATTCGGACGAAGCGTCACTTCCTCGTCGTTGTCGTTAACGACTTCAATCCCTAAATCGCTAAGCTGCTCATAAAATTCATCCATTTGTTCGGGGTCCTGATCAAATGGCGACAGTTTCTCCATGATATCTTTAATATTCAGTGATGATCTTTTCTTGCCAGACTCAATAAGCTGATCTTTGACCTGGTCGAGCGTAAATTCCGCCTCCAGTTCGGTATGCTGATCGTTCGCCATTATTCGACTCCCTCCTCCCTAGATACATCCTGTCAACGTTCACTGTCTCTCTAGGGCTATAATCTCACTTGCAATTTGTGCCGCACGCAGAAAATC is a genomic window of Paenibacillus durus ATCC 35681 containing:
- a CDS encoding PLP-dependent aminotransferase family protein translates to MRIELNRAGGKPLPLQISEALGQRISSGLLQKGAKLPSVRKLAVSLGVSQVTISKAYADLERRGRIVRRQGLGCFVAPLKDGKLEAGEYRGGSAGRPEDRRTGDRNKNENQWEEKGGGSRSPGRNALQKAASAQRKFAWQEDYGDYLPRAQLWRNFDYSEAEYSFHLAAIHSGLLPLKEIGEAMTLLVAKRPELMSVYGNFQGDLGLREVMTAHLRARGIPLSAVSLMITSGTQQGIDLVARTFVGPGDAVYLEAPSYTGAIDVFAGRGAEMISVPMDQDGMRIDLLTKLCDRRPPKLIYTVPTFQNPSGVTMSMERRQRLLELARSYRCLIVEDDPFSDLYFYSPPPSSIKSMDKDGHVIYMKSFSKVLAPGCRIACVAAEGDILERLIAAKAASDLGSPLLNQLAVLPFIAGKYDAYTQELRTALRSRMEKAARLLKRHAPQGVKWSLPGGGLNLWLELPASVNIGELYRSASRQGISFLAGHVCYAGEPSSSHIRLCYAQMEEAQMERGLLLLMPLLKEAINGRII
- a CDS encoding RNA polymerase sigma factor — translated: MLDDKQLIEEFRKGSESAIELLIKRHYDKVFAYIYRSTWDYHTACDLSQTVFERAVTGLGGYRSERGAFLSWLLTIAVNTCRNYFRSSAFRTTRRQVALDETVSAEFNVVSLLERKEEQALIRNALQELPALQREVIILRIYHELAFKEIAEVTGSGESTVKSRYRQGLSKLKKTLERSEWDEAQEQHGERENNHFA
- a CDS encoding Nif3-like dinuclear metal center hexameric protein translates to MLAKGQTVIQYMEQLAPKHVAEEGDKIGLQLGSLQKEITGVLVALDVNDEVVDEAISRGCNLIIAHHAIIFRPIQQLQTDTPMGRLYEKLIKNDIAVYISHTNLDITEGGMNDWMAEALGIENAAPLKDSHTEQLSKLVVFVPKDHHQKVLDAVLNAGAGWIGNYSHCSFNIEGYGTFMPREGTDPYIGEQGKMERTEEIRIETIVPLGIRGKVIQAMLKAHPYEEVAYDLYSMDLKGRSFGLGRVGKLKEPTTLEQFVETVKTGLNVEKVRVVGDLDRPVRKAAVLGGSGGKFLGSAIFRGADVLVTGDIDYHTAQDALMAGVALIDPGHNAEKIMKEKVAEWIKDKLTEHKYETPVYASEVNTEPFRFM
- a CDS encoding PLP-dependent aminotransferase family protein, whose translation is MNIVYSTMARHLGSSAVRDILKLTQGGNIISLAGGLPAEDLFPLEAVREAYNRALSGNTSVLQYGITEGYTPLREKVAARLSRQGIAVSPAEVVLTTGSQQSIDLLCRVLLDPGDTVFVESPTYLAALQALGSYRANIVPVASDADGMLPGDLEQKLQLHKPKLLYAVPTFGNPTGATWSEERRRSVVELCRRSGTLILEDNPYGEIAFAGGEKAELPALAAIDQGMGGGAVVYTGTFSKIVAPALRTGWIAGSRELVSTVARAKQAADLHSSAVDQRALDELLSGFDLEGHISTISHEYEARMKALSSELRSRNWAGAHWEEPQGGMFLWLTLDKSINTTELLPLAIARGVAFVPGEVFYPGEPDRSTMRLNFTHTPPQLLPLAVKRLEEALEEWSGKGLETLHPGSL
- a CDS encoding ABC transporter permease, encoding MDILKFELKKLFLNRVNLVAIGILFAVTFVINLNSTLDLYKKVGGEARLFEIYRPYEGAINEAAAAEAKVMIDRMDEDPNFADGVDPAKQNFYYRYNYTAIYFNLYTLGRSSKDTHLAEDPKHPRSLRGIQVKMQSLAEKGQQDTYKYRSLVNQQARMAAVGKPGFYYNYDWWGLFSYLNGGGSYSFLAVLVPLALASVFSREYASGMDSVIFSSRHGRKKLGRGKMLAATIYIVTVVLIYNGLQLVAFIGAGTARGWDKPLNTNWSFVFTPFALNNLQFYVLQLGMQLFGYLAIGLFTLYLSSRTAHALYAFFGGLLFALYPSIIGMLTDKKEWLRPLVELSAGRMAKAYQVIVFYSDFNWFGRPVPALPLLAAAVLLMCIAAYLLAVRQFTRREAAG
- the rpoD gene encoding RNA polymerase sigma factor RpoD, which codes for MANDQHTELEAEFTLDQVKDQLIESGKKRSSLNIKDIMEKLSPFDQDPEQMDEFYEQLSDLGIEVVNDNDEEVTLRPNEDNENGDGDDFSFDDDLSLPPGIKINDPVRMYLKEIGRVPLLSADDEVELAMRIKNGDEEAKRRLAEANLRLVVSIAKRYVGRGMLFLDLIQEGNMGLIKAVEKFDHNKGFKFSTYATWWIRQAITRAIADQARTIRIPVHMVETINKLIRVSRQLLQELGREPTPEEIAAEMELSVEKVREIMKIAQEPVSLETPIGEEDDSHLGDFIEDQEALAPADAAAYELLKEQLEDVLDTLTEREENVLRLRFGLDDGRTRTLEEVGKVFGVTRERIRQIEAKALRKLRHPSRSKRLKDFLE
- a CDS encoding tRNA (adenine(22)-N(1))-methyltransferase, with translation MNNVKLSQRLGLLLEQIPHGSKLADIGSDHALLPLAAVQTGRAVSAVAGEVNPGPHRAAEKAVQDAGLNDRISVRRGDGLEVLQPEEADCITIAGMGGALIASILNRGNMEGKLAAVRTLVLQPNVGEDILRRWLLDNGWVLTAEALLEEDGKRYEVLTAVLEDTATGLTNEGLYADAARAGGERPYSMETLLHMGPWLIRQKGPVFVAKWQDEISKLERILESLSRSELESAESKRTEITARIREITEVLACLPKDKP
- a CDS encoding ABC transporter ATP-binding protein gives rise to the protein MNLSIDSIVKRYRRATALDSVSLELEEGLYGLLGPNGSGKTTLLRIVADVLRPTSGEVRLDGVDKDRLGGQYREVIGYLPQEFGLYKEFTVIDFMLYIAALKGIDRRSAVERSHMLLEQVGLEGMEKKSCGKLSGGMKRRLGIAQALLNDPKLLILDEPTAGLDPEERMRFRKLLSDISGQKIVLLSTHIVSDIEMIAGELILIENGRLIGSGTPEELLEELRGQVWTAKVTEEEYGAFESALLNTNASAHPSARIVNVTRKGSGIEARILAEEQPLPGARPDEPGLEDLYLHCFKSKYEGRRGD